One genomic segment of Brassica napus cultivar Da-Ae chromosome A3, Da-Ae, whole genome shotgun sequence includes these proteins:
- the LOC106360097 gene encoding putative F-box protein At3g25460 yields the protein MLPKTRKLENTVDKKNGLCYTKKRTRNRMMMSDLPDDLLEEILCRIEATSLKRLQSTCKRWNHLINNRRFTIKHFEKAAKQSLSLMLNPNGVYSVSINLHRSSPVEVTEKIDLIYPHSSLDECRISEYCQTDGLLLCVCINDVFDFSNMYNQDARFVVWNPCTGETKCIQPRYPSTLSHTYSLGSYKNKKSNDISYKILSQWGCGENQEFDIYDVSSNSWRTLHVTLDCRFEFFSNVSLKGKTYWFASDEKEKQLGIFLVSFDYTTETFGRLSLPHQHPSYQTMSLSVVGEEKLSVLLQHKISSKTEIWVTNKIGETKVVSWIKVLAVDLKPELDTYHCISFLVDVEKKVLVYSAFVVGKNEHVEYIVGEDNEVREVALGIEYIPFFLNYVPSLTQIELHANLCI from the coding sequence ATGCTTCCcaaaactaggaaactggagaatacggttgataaaaaaaatggattGTGTTACACCAAGAAGAGGACACGCAACAGAATGATGATGTCTGATCTACCAGATGATTTGTTAGAGGAGATACTATGTCGCATTGAGGCTACATCTCTGAAACGCTTACAATCTACTTGCAAACGATGGAACCATTTAATCAACAATAGGAGATTCACAATAAAACACTTCGAAAAAGCTGCAAAGCAGTCTCTGAGTCTCATGCTGAATCCGAATGGGGTTTACTCGGTGAGCATCAATCTCCATAGATCTTCACCTGTAGAGGTCACGGAAAAAATTGACCTGATCTATCCTCATTCAAGTTTAGATGAATGCAGGATCTCTGAATACTGTCAGACTGACGGCTTATTGCTATGCGTCTGCATTAACGATGTGTTTGATTTCTCTAACATGTATAATCAAGATGCTAGGTTTGTGGTATGGAACCCGTGTACTGGTGAAACCAAGTGCATCCAACCCAGGTATCCTTCCACGCTAAGCCACACCTATTCTCTTGGAtcctacaaaaacaaaaaatccaaCGATATTAGCTACAAAATATTGAGCCAGTGGGGTTGTGGCGAAAACCAAGAATTCGATATCTACGATGTTAGCTCTAATTCATGGAGGACTCTCCATGTCACTTTGGACTGCAGGTTTGAGTTCTTTAGTAACGTGTCTTTGAAGGGAAAGACTTATTGGTTTGCATCAGATGAAAAAGAGAAACAGCTCGGCATATTCTTAGTCAGTTTTGACTATACAACTGAAACATTTGGACGTCTTAGTCTTCCCCATCAGCATCCTAGCTATCAAACAATGTCTCTTTCTGTTGTTGGAGAAGAAAAGCTTTCCGTGTTATTACAACACAAAATTTCATCTAAGACAGAGATTTGGGTGACAAATAAGATTGGTGAGACTAAAGTGGTGTCGTGGATCAAGGTCTTAGCAGTCGATTTAAAGCCTGAGCTTGATACTTATCATTGTATAAGTTTCTTGGTGGATGTCGAGAAGAAAGTCCTAGTGTATAGTGCATTCGTGGTAGGAAAAAACGAACACGTGGAATACATCGTCGGGGAGGACAATGAAGTTAGGGAAGTGGCCCTTGGAATCGagtatattccattttttctgaaTTACGTTCCAAGTTTGACTCAAATCGAGCTACACGCAAACCTTTGTATTTAG
- the LOC106361812 gene encoding putative rRNA methyltransferase YqxC, with protein MGSHVLKSPITLRSYSSSLVGFFSNSRNPLLSVRWVKAGEASSVRCLASAIRGKNKKQRLDEACLERYQEYSRTLIQSWILQGKVLVDGKRASKAGMPVGNDVSIKITAEVPKYVCRGGLKLEAAIEKLDVDVSEKVVLDSGLSTGGFTDCLLRYGAAHVYGVDVGYGQVADKIRNDKRVTVMERTNVRYLPGLPQKVDVVTLDLSFISILKVMPAVMNVMNEDATLVTLVKPQFEARRSQVGKGGIVRDPEVHQEVLERIINGVESCGFTNKGFIESPIKGADGNIEFLVRFDRGTVKKTEEEE; from the exons ATGGGTTCTCATGTTCTTAAGTCTCCCATTACCTTGCGCTCTTACAGCAGCTCCCTCGTGGGCTTCTTCTCCAACTCTCGCAATCCTCTTCTCTCTG TGAGATGGGTTAAAGCAGGAGAAGCCAGTTCTGTCAGATGTCTTGCTTCTGCTATACGTGGGAAGAA CAAGAAGCAGAGACTGGATGAGGCATGTCTCGAAAGGTATCAGGAATACAGTCGCACTCTAATACAATCATGGATTCTACAAG GCAAAGTGCTTGTGGATGGGAAAAGAGCTAGTAAAGCTGGGATGCCTGTAGGAAATGATGTATCCATAAAGATTACAGCTGAGGTTCCCAAATACGTATGTAG AGGTGGGCTGAAGTTGGAAGCTGCAATAGAGAAGCTAGATGTTGATGTTTCTGAGAAAGTGGTTCTTGATTCTGGACTTTCTACTGGAGGGTTTACAGATTGTTTGCTTCGTTATGGTGCAGCTCATGTGTATGGTGTGGATGTTGGTTATGGTCAG GTTGCGGATAAAATTCGTAATGACAAGAGAGTGACTGTTATGGAAAGGACAAATGTGAGATACCTCCCAGGTCTCCCACAGAAAGTCGATGTAGTGACACTTGATCTCTCATTCATTTCCATTCTCAAG GTGATGCCAGCTGTTATGAATGTGATGAATGAAGATGCAACTTTAGTTACCCTAGTTAAGCCTCAATTTGAAGCTCGACGATCACAG GTTGGGAAGGGTGGTATAGTGAGAGACCCTGAAGTACATCAGGAG GTTCTTGAGAGGATAATAAATGGTGTTGAGAGCTGTGGATTCACCAACAAAGGGTTTATCGAATCTCCCATCAAGGGCGCCGATGGAAACATAGAGTTCTTGGTTCGCTTCGACCGAGGGACTGTTAAGAAAACCGAAGAAGAAGAGTAG
- the LOC106361813 gene encoding rhodanese-like domain-containing protein 4A, chloroplastic, with the protein MSSLPTILASSPPRNLSKPSTPQTPNSDQTRRAPFNNISPSLHLLSKTHLCLTLPQTILCSPVLASTAPFTSISDQSTGKIDLESILITIDNFFNKYPFFVAGCTFIYLVVYPAAIFYLRKYKPITAINAFRKLKSQPDSQLLDIRDDKTLASLASPSLKFLGKSSVQVPYSENDEPGFVKRVKGGFSDPENTVVCVLDNFDGNSMKVAELLVENGFKEAYYIKGGARGKNGWLAIQEELLPPPVHMYTAKNAKSSNNNEASIVGTEN; encoded by the exons ATGTCGTCTCTTCCGACAATTCTCGCATCTTCTCCTCCGCGAAACCTATCCAAACCCTCCACTCCTCAAACTCCAAATTCCGACCAAACTCGCAGAGCTCCATTCAACAACATATCTCCTTCACTACACCTTCTGTCCAAAACCCATCTCTGTCTCACCCTCCCTCAGACCATCCTCTGTTCCCCTGTCCTCGCATCAACAGCCCCCTTCACCTCAATCTCCGACCAATCCACCGGCAAAATCGACCTGGAGTCGATTCTGATCACGATCGACAACTTCTTCAACAAGTACCCTTTCTTCGTGGCGGGATGCACATTCATCTACCTCGTCGTCTACCCGGCGGCGATCTTCTACCTGAGGAAGTACAAACCGATAACCGCCATTAACGCGTTTCGTAAGCTCAAGAGCCAGCCTGATTCGCAGCTTCTTGATATCAGAGACGACAAGACGTTGGCTTCGTTGGCGTCTCCGAGTCTCAAGTTTCTGGGTAAGAGCTCGGTTCAGGTTCCGTATAGCGAAAATGATGAGCCGGGGTTCGTGAAGAGAGTTAAAGGAGGATTCTCTGATCCTGAGAACACAGTTGTTTGTGTACTTGACAA TTTTGATGGTAACTCCATGAAAGTGGCTGAATTGCTGGTTGAGAATGGATTTAAAGAGGCTTATTACATCAAAGGCGGTGCCAGAGGGAAGAATGGCTGGTTG GCCATTCAAGAAGAGCTTTTGCCTCCACCTGTGCATATGTATACtgccaaaaatgcaaaatctTCAAATAACAATGAAGCGTCCATTGTTGGAACTGAAAACTGA
- the LOC106361814 gene encoding formin-like protein 1 → MLFLLFFYFLFSSSALADRRVLHEPFFPVDSPPPSPPQSPPLPKLPFSSTTPPDATSPPFFPTYPSPPPPPSPASFASFPANISSLIVPHATKSPPSSKKLLIAAISAVTSAALVAALIALLYWRRRRGRSSQESNAPDDSKTWTTDSSRRVYPPPPPTTAAPSARRNAEGRASKQRTTTTTARSSANTSSEFLYLGTMVNPRGVEDHQSVSNRSNNGSSSRKLESPDLQPLPPLMKRSFRLNPEVGSIGEEDEEEFYSPRGSASGRETLTRVGSESRRVFSSVPNQNVRSVNNDTISCSSSSSGSPGRSTFISISPSMSPKRSEPKKTVISAPEPPPKTSPGSSESSPSKITDFRLVRSPSLSLASLSPRLCPGKNAEGGGLGQISRSPTVTSLTTSPERENKEENSLQNLDDDSPRSSSRSSASTSPERRPNDTPEAYLRSPVHSSASTSPYRCFQKSPEVLPAFMSNLRQGLQSQLLSSPGQGFLNELDALRSEKTSHKSPPEKGSHDPQSASSSSLSSSPDRDFSHSLDVSPRISNISSQILQPPVSAARVPPPPPPPPPPFPTWARRNQATPKVSRPPPLTPPSNPFVIPSENLPKTSPEETHKETFSANEPAEETPKPKLKALHWDKVRASSDREMVWDQLRSSSFKLDEEMIETLFVAKSLDSKPNQSQTTPRCVLPSPNQENRVLDPKKAQNIAILLRALNVTIEEVCEALLEGNAETLGTELLESLLKMAPTKEEERKLKEYKDDSPVKLGHAEKFLKAMLDIPFAFKRVDAMLYVANFESEVDYLKNSFETLEAACEELRNSRMFLKLLEAVLKTGNRMNVGTNRGDAHAFKLDTLLKLVDVKGADGKTTLLHFVVQEIIRAEGTRLSGDNNTQTDDIKCRKLGLQVVSSLSSELSNVKKAAAMDSEVLSSYVSKLSQGIAKINEAIQIQSTVTEESGSERFLESMNTFLKRAEEDIIRVQAQESVALSLVKEITEYFHGNSAKEEAHPFRIFLVVRDFLGVVDRVCKEVGMINERTMVSSAHKFPVPVNPMLPQPLPGLFGRKQSSSSSSSSSSDDEHNSSH, encoded by the exons ATGCTCTTCTTATTGTTCTTCTACttcctcttctcctcctccgccCTCGCCGACCGTCGAGTCCTCCACGAGCCCTTCTTCCCAGTAGATTCTCCACCACCATCACCTCCTCAATCTCCACCCCTACCTAAGCTCCCATTCTCCTCCACCACTCCTCCAGACGCCACGTCACCTCCTTTCTTCCCTACATACCCTTCACCTCCTCCGCCTCCCTCTCCAGCCTCCTTCGCCTCCTTCCCCGCCAACATCTCCTCTCTCATCGTCCCTCACGCCACCAAATCTCCACCTAGCTCCAAAAAGCTCCTCATCGCCGCAATCTCCGCCGTGACCTCCGCCGCTCTAGTCGCCGCCCTAATCGCCTTGCTCTACTGGCGACgaaggagaggaagaagtaGCCAGGAGAGTAACGCACCCGATGATAGCAAGACGTGGACAACCGACAGCAGCCGCAGAGTCTAtccacctcctcctccgacGACAGCAGCGCCTTCAGCACGGCGCAATGCTGAGGGTAGAGCTAGTAAGCAGAGAACTACGACAACGACGGCGAGGAGCTCAGCAAACACTAGCTCAGAGTTTCTCTACTTGGGAACGATGGTGAATCCGAGAGGAGTCGAGGATCATCAATCCGTGAGTAACCGTAGCAATAACGGTTCGAGCTCGAGGAAGCTCGAATCTCCAGATCTACAGCCTCTTCCTCCGTTAATGAAACGAAGCTTCCGGCTAAATCCTGAGGTTGGATCGATAGGagaggaggatgaagaagagttTTACTCCCCCAGAGGCTCAGCGAGCGGGCGGGAGACGCTAACCCGGGTCGGATCCGAGTCACGGAGAGTTTTCTCATCGGTCCCGAATCAAAACGTTAGATCTGTGAATAACGACACTATCTCCTGCTCATCGTCAAGCTCAGGGTCCCCCGGGAGATCGACGTTCATCAGCATTTCTCCGTCGATGAGTCCGAAGAGATCCGAACCTAAAAAAACTGTAATCTCCGCACCGGAGCCACCACCGAAGACTTCTCCGGGAAGCTCTGAATCATCTCCGTCGAAGATAACTGACTTTCGATTAGTTAGATCTCCGTCCCTCTCCCTAGCTTCCTTATCGCCGCGTCTCTGCCCGGGGAAAAACGCTGAAGGAGGAGGATTAGGTCAAATCTCGAGATCTCCGACGGTTACATCTCTAACGACTTCaccagagagagagaacaaagaggaaAACTCTCTCCAGAACCTCGACGACGACTCTCCTCGAAGCTCTTCGCGATCATCCGCTTCAACGTCCCCGGAGAGACGACCTAACGATACTCCAGAAGCTTACTTGCGATCGCCCGTGCATTCATCTGCCTCCACGTCACCGTACCGATGCTTCCAGAAGTCTCCAGAGGTGTTACCTGCGTTCATGAGCAATCTCCGTCAAGGATTGCAGTCTCAGCTACTCTCTTCTCCGGGACAAGGCTTCCTCAACGAGTTGGATGCGTTGCGTTCGGAGAAAACTTCTCACAAGTCGCCGCCGGAGAAAGGTTCTCACGATCCACAGTCTGCTTCGTCGTCGTCTCTTTCGTCTTCTCCGGATAGAGACTTTAGCCATAGCTTAGATGTGTCTCCACGAATCTCCAACATCTCATCTCAGATTCTACAGCCTCCGGTGTCTGCAGCACGAGTGCCGCCGCCGCCTCCGCCACCTCCTCCACCGTTTCCGACGTGGGCACGGCGGAATCAAGCGACTCCTAAGGTGTCCAGACCACCTCCTCTCACGCCGCCTTCGAATCCTTTTGTGATCCCATCGGAAAACCTTCCAAAGACTTCACCGGAAGAGACTCATAAAGAGACGTTTAGTGCCAATGAGCCTGCAGAGGAAACTCCGAAACCGAAGCTAAAGGCGTTACATTGGGATAAAGTTAGAGCAAGTTCCGACCGTGAGATGGTCTGGGATCAGCTTCGATCAAGCTCCTTCAA ATTAGATGAAGAGATGATTGAAACGTTGTTTGTGGCAAAGTCGTTGGACTCCAAACCAAATCAAAGCCAGACCACTCCAAGATGTGTTCTCCCGAGCCCGAACCAAGAGAACAGAGTCTTGGACCCTAAGAAGGCTCAGAATATTGCAATCCTGCTTCGTGCACTTAATGTCACTATTGAAGAAGTTTGTGAAGCTCTTCTTGAAG GCAATGCTGAAACACTTGGGACTGAACTTCTTGAGAGCTTACTCAAGATGGCACCAACGAAAGAGGAAGAGCGCAAGTTAAAAGAGTACAAGGATGATTCGCCTGTGAAGCTTGGACATGCTGAGAAGTTCCTCAAGGCAATGCTAGACATCCCTTTTGCGTTTAAAAGAGTTGACGCAATGCTCTATGTAGCTAACTTTGAGTCCGAGGTTGACTACCTGAAGAATTCTTTCGAGACTCTTGAG GCTGCTTGTGAGGAGCTGAGAAACAGCAGGATGTTCTTAAAGCTTCTAGAAGCGGTTCTAAAGACAGGAAACCGCATGAACGTTGGGACGAACCGAGGCGATGCACATGCGTTCAAGCTCGACACGCTCCTCAAGCTGGTCGATGTCAAAGGCGCTGATGGGAAAACAACTCTCTTGCATTTCGTTGTACAAGAGATCATCCGAGCAGAAGGCACACGTCTCTCAGGTGACAACAATACACAAACGGATGACATCAAATGCAGGAAACTCGGACTCCAAGTTGTATCAAGTCTATCTTCAGAGCTTAGCAACGTCAAGAAAGCTGCTGCGATGGACTCTGAAGTGCTAAGCAGCTACGTCTCCAAGCTTTCTCAAGGCATTGCCAAGATCAACGAAGCAATCCAAATCCAATCAACGGTCACAGAAGAAAGCGGTAGCGAGAGGTTTTTGGAATCGATGAACACGTTTCTGAAAAGAGCTGAAGAAGACATCATCAGAGTACAGGCTCAAGAGAGCGTAGCGTTGTCTCTCGTGAAAGAGATCACAGAGTATTTCCATGGGAACTCGGCTAAAGAAGAAGCGCATCCGTTTAGGATATTCTTGGTGGTTCGAGACTTCCTCGGAGTAGTGGACAGAGTCTGCAAAGAAGTAGGGATGATAAACGAAAGAACAATGGTTAGTTCTGCTCACAAGTTTCCAGTTCCTGTGAATCCAATGCTGCCACAGCCTCTGCCTGGACTATTCGGACGAAagcagtcttcttcttcttcgtcgtcttcATCTTCAGACGATGAACATAACTCATCTCATTAG